From Salvelinus alpinus chromosome 20, SLU_Salpinus.1, whole genome shotgun sequence:
AGAATAATTATCTTCGCTCCGAGAACAATTCCGAATGTTTTACCAAGAGGGTTTATACCACAGGATAGACCCACCAGTCTATCCGGGGAGTGACAGAACCTCTCTCCATTCTCCGCTCTAAATTGCTGGTGGTGGGCAGACATCAGGCCACTGACTCATGCTGTACCACTTCCAGGGGGATAGCGATGTGAAAAATATCAATGGCCTCTCAGAGACTGCACTCAAACCATTCTGAATGCGTCTGGCCAGTAATAAGGGATCCTTGTGGGTCAGCATAGGAGCATTACGAGTTTAGAATTTAGCCATATTTAGCCGCACTCACTCTCTAATGAACTTTCAATAAAATACCACTTATATTTCAGCAAAAGCTCCTCTAGTTCTGAAAGGGCTTTTGTGGAGTTAGCCATGCCAATAACTCAAGTGCAGTCAAAATAATTCTCTGTTTGTTGTATTTTCTTTTTTCAAACGGCGCGTCTTATTTACAAAAAGCATTGAACACGATAGGGAGCTTTGTGGGACTTCTGGATCACTTTGAGCTTTTCCTGCCAGTGAAACCCCCCAGGTCTCAGGATGCCAATATCATCATGATTAAATGCAACACAGACCTGTGCAACACAGTCATAGAGCTTTTAACAAGGAACATATCCAATCTTTCTCCGTGCAAAGCACAGCACGGTAGATTGCGCTGCaacccttcacagtagaagctgTTGCATCAGAATATTATTAGTTATTAGATTAAATGAATACCCTGAAGGGAAATTACAGTTGTCTTTGTGCATGTTGCATTGCTTGTGTCACATGATTTGTAGTAACAACAGTAATGAAAGATACCTTGATGTAGTAATTAATAGAGCTGTTAAAGACGTCGTCACGGGTGATACAAAGCATTTTCTATTATCAAATGGAGGAATGTCATTGTTCTACCACCTTGGCTGTAGGTGAAATAGTGTAGATACTTTTCAAAGCTTTCGCCGTAAATGTTTCATTTGGCAAATTATCTTTTGAAGGACTGTAATTCCTCCACTCTGCTCTCATGTCTTCGTGGCCCTGTAACAAGGGGACAAATCTCCTGTACTTCAAGTTTTCTTGGTTTATAGGATTTTAAGAGCAAAAGAGGTCAAAATAATATTAATCCGTTAAATAGTGGCTTACTACTTAAAGTAGGATCAGTGGCAAAACCAATCCTTATTGTTAGAGTACAGCTGTTCATTGGGTGTTGGATTATGTCTGGTAATGTTGTTGTGTACGCAAGTGTTAGGATTTCATGGCCCCCCACCTACCCTGTTGAtctgttcctccatcaggtctctGGCTGTGATGACACTGAGATCCCAGACAACGTGAAGTTGATTGGCTTCGCCCAGCTGAGTGTTAGCTGATGCCATCGTGGCCATCGCAGGTGAGATGGAGGAGTCAGGTCagagcagacagtcagacagacaccccTTCCTTTCTTCCATTCTCCCCTGCTCCGATGCCCAGCTCTGTCACAGATCCACTCCGCTAGCTCCTCCCCCGCCCTGCCACTGGCTCACTGCCCCCTCCGCCCCCCAGGCTAGGTCATGTGCACGGAACAGGATTCAGCCAGGAAAACTAAAGATGTTCTCAGGTGGTAATAGCTGGGGATAAAACAAAGTGGCTTAGgggttgtgttttttttattatgttacctCTGCTTTTAGCGAAGCTCGTACTATTATTTATTGAATTTataaacttttatttctttctcaCCGTTATGTTTTCATGGTGAAAAATATTTGCTTCTTCAACTTCCATTTCACAGACTACTCATTTGAGATCAAGAAATGTTTCCCATAGCTCTGTGTTGTAGTCCCTCTTCAGAATGTAAGATTTCATTTGATGGAAGAAGCACATTTTCATGATAACATTATGAATGTTGTAAAAGGAATGAACTGTACTGTGTATAGATGAACGTAAACCAATACATTGAAGGGACCCGTTTTCGTTGAAAGTGAGGGATAGGGGAAACCTGAATGCTGCCGTGTGTAATGTGATGCTTATTCATATGACAGTGTTGATGCTTAAAAATGCTAGAGGTGCCTTGTTCATTGATCTGTACCTAAGAACGTAGGTAATGAGTGAGACCGCGAAAAGCAGAACCTGTTTATGTTGGTTGATTTAAGACCATTTCACAAACATACATCTGTATATTCCAGCAGTGATACAACTCAATGGTAGGATTTTCTCAAGTCAATAGTTAAGGACAAGCTACAATGCACTTTTGGGGCAGAGTATATGCACCTGACAAAACAATGCTTAGCCCTGGGAGACTCACGTTATGAATTGTAATGAGAATTTAACCTGTATGCTTTGTCGTCAGACAACAATGGTCATTTGAAACATAACAAACCATAATCCTGTAATATGCTTCAGCTGATGTGTTTTCGGAAGCCAAAATGAATTGataaagggctctattcaatcagatccgctttagccaGCATCCACATAGCGGTTGCTTTGCTGGTGTTGGAGGTGGAACTGCGGTAGAGCTGTCACATCCCCAAGtggctcctggcattatacctaaagcggacattgccattggtgGCACCAAGTCGCATTAAGAGAAATGCCATGCAGCCTCGTTTACAATTTCGAatactggaatgtgagatgtcatGTACACCTCGATTAGGCTGGTGGAAATTAATAGATTCATGATTTTCTATTTGAGTGTCGTCATTTCTatgtagcctacactttctcgttctgaacttctaatgcgagtgggacgggtgtggcttcgtgacaatgatcaagagcagctgctcaccgatttgacagctccaacttAGTTACACTTATGACACCGCCAGaaacatcagctatgcgggtGTGGGCTACCGACGATTAATGCTTGATCTGATTAAATCTAGGCCACAATCTTGAAAAATGTAGTTTCTTGCTCTTGTCTTACTGCACTACAAGATGTTTTGTCCTAAATATATTAGTCTGAAATGTACTGTATAACAATGCATCTGCAAACAAAACCCAAAGGCAACTATTGAAAGGTTGATGAGCCATTTGTTTGTCCAAACAAGTACAGTAGCTCTAAATTAAAATTATTTTCTaaattaaagtggaaaataaATATTAACTTGTACTAAATACGTTATTTGAATAGCTAAATGATTGTGTtttttatgtacagtatgtgtaccaTTTCTGCATATTATCTTTGTTCCCTTTCTGTAATCGGCCGATTAAACATTTCTGCAGAGGAGCAACAAATAAAAATTAATTGCAATTATTAAAACTAATGTTGTGTTGAGTTGTTTTTCATTTTACTGCAATAGATGTTGATTTTCTTAAAAGTTAACTGACTGAAGTAATCCCGTCCAGATTGTAAAACATTACAATGTTCTaatacagtggttcccaaactttttatagtcccttaccccttcaaacattcaacctccagctgtgtactccttctagcaccagggtcaccacaggttaatgagaagggtgtgaaAGGaagcacataactctgcaatgttgggttgtattggagagagtctcagtcttaaatcattttccacacacagtctgtgcctgtatttagttttcatgttagtgagggccgagaatccactctcacataggtagtacatggttgcaaagggcatcagtgtcttaacagcgcaatccagaaatctgtcagtggcttctgattaaattaaattttcacagaaccacttgttgcaattttgatgaggctctctggttcagatatcggtaaatggactggaggcagggcatgaacgGGATAACAAATCcggttgtttgtgtcatccgtttcgggaaagtgcctgcgtaattgcacacccaactcactcaggtgcttcgctatatcacatttgacattgtccgtaagcttgagttcatttgcacacgaaaaaaatcatacaatgatggaaagacctgtgtgttttcCTTgtgatgcagacagagaagagcgccaacttcttaatcatagcctaaattttgtcccacacattgaatgtaatcctagattcagatcattcaggcgagaaaaaacatcacccagataggccagtcgtgtgagaaactcatcatcacggtaagacaagtgaaaattatggtcagtaaagaaaactttatgcttttctctcaatttaaaaaagtgTCAATACGTTACCCCTTGAAAACCAGcgtacttctgtatgttgtaaaagcgttacatggtcgctgcccatatcattgtatagtgcagaaaatacacgagagttcaggggtcttgctttaacaaagttaaccattttcactgtagtgtccaaaacgtctttcaagctgtcaggcattcccttggcagcaagagcctcttggtggatgctgcGATGTACCCAAGTGGCGCCGGGAACAACTGCTTGCACCCGTGTTagcactccactatgtctccctgtcatggcttttgcgccatcagtacagataccaacatgagcagcagctccgtttggctacatacggaccgagagagtaacggttaatgtgattggatgttaattatttgagtaggctacctgtatttgacattgtgttgttatttcgctgaacactagatggttttaattttatttataaaaaaaaaatgtgagtcacatttttatttggcgtacccccgacggcattgcaggTATCCCTGGGATTACCTGTCCTAATGGGAATACCTGTCCCAATGGAAATGAATTAGAACAGTTTGGACAACTTTGAAGGACACTCCTCACACATCCCAAGTACATACGGAAGAGGCAATGAAATGGTGAGGAATCCTTTCAGCCAAATAGTTCCTCCATTTATTATAAACAAGTTACAGAATTTGGCAATGTCACCATCTGGCAGATACACTGCTGTCGGGAACAGTCTGCCAAGTGACACGATGTGGCATGTGGATGTTTGGCAGATCCCCAAGGGGAGTTGAACTGGCTAGAGCCACTGAAAATTCAAAATGTTACAAATGCACACATTTACatggaaatatatacaaaaatatatttgttgCTGGGAGTAATTTGTGGATGGTACTCGAGTTTGTTGACAAATACAAAACATTTGATGAACATGAAAATCCATACAAGTAGCTGTAATTCAACAAATCTAAACCCCAAAAACAAATGTCATCGACATGAATGCATGATTAGGGTCAACAAGTGTACAAGGCATTGAATAGGTTTTATTATTTACAAGTATGTATATTTGTTAATGTAAataaaacatactgtatatcacaACAACCCCTTCAGGATGGATCTTTAAACTTTCACAGTCAAATGTCACAATAgcttatacactgaacaaaaatataaacgcaaaaggtgttggtcccatgtttccatacgcacaaaaagcatatttctctaaaTTATTTtgcacaaattggtttacatccctatagtgagcatttctcctttgccaagataatccatccacctgacaggtgtgcgataaagaaactgattaaacagcatgatcattacacaggtgcaccttgtgctggggacaataaaaatgtaatttaatgttcatttctctaccataagccgcctcagacgttgttttagagaatttggcaggatgtccgaatggcctcacaaccgcagaccatgtgtatggcgttgtgtgggcaagcgTGTGCCGATGTCAGCTttgtgaacagagtaccccatggtggcgtggggttatggtatgggcaggcataagctacggacaacgaacacaatcacattttatcgatggcaatttgaatgcacagaaataccatgacaggatcctgaggtccattgtcgtgccattcatgcACCGCCATCTAatcatgtttcagtatgataatgcacagccccatgtcgcaaggatctgtacacaattcctggaagctgaaaatatccagTTCTTCCACATGGCCTGCATACTGTACTCACCAGACgtgtcactcattgagcatgtttgggatgctctgaatcgACTTGTACGACCGTGTGTtctagttcccgccaatatccagcaacttcgcacagccattgaagaggagtgggacaacattacacaggccacagtcaacagcctgatcaactctatgcaaaggagatgtgtcgcgctgcatgaggcaaatggtggtcacaccacatactgactggttttctgatcaacacccctacttttttttaaaaagtctctgtgaccaacagatgcatatctgtattcccagtcgtgaaatccgtagattagggcctaatttatttatttcaattgactgatttcctcatatgaactgtaactcagtcaaattgttgcgtttatatttttgttcagtatcatactagactttaaaaaaaatacttgaattacATTTGGACCATAACAGCCATCCAAGTTCTAGAAAATATAACTATTTCACATTACTTCAATAGCAGTACTTCAGTAAAGATATGCCAAATAGACATGATAATACATTCATTTGTGAATGTAGATAGTTGTTACTATGTAAATTGTCACTTGCACAAGATGATATTTATGCCTGTTGAGACTTGGTAGCGGTAATGAATTGTTAATGAATCAGCTCTCTACGTACAGTATAAAGTAATAGAAGACAGTTTTATCAGAAGCCTGTAGCATGACACCGTTAATTACTTAAAGTACACCGTaaggaaaaaaatatatgaatgacaTCGAAATGTTTCTTTCCCGAAGAAGTGGCAGTTAGCCTACATTTACACCGATATTTAAACAAAAAATACCCaggcaaataaaaatgtatagcaTCTGTTTACCCACACATGTAGTTTTGAACACTGCAGTAGTGAACATCACTACCAATAGTGTTGAAGTACATCCAGCAGACATGTCTTCATTTCTTAATAAATAGCAACTATATGAAAACAACCAACAACATTCACACTTGGTCTACGTTTGTTGTCATTGTTGCAGCGTTATTTGCCATTTCAAATTGTATGTATTATTGTGTGTACAGTAGTTGACCAGCCATAAGATTGGTTAGGAGGAATGAGACATGATGTGGGTGAGGCTTTGTCCCACTGTAAGGAAATACCGGCATCCCCCAAAACAGCATGAGAACTTGGCATAAAGTAGATAGATTTACACTGACAAATAAATTGTTTTTTCCTTCAATAATAACTCTCTGGTTTCACTTGTAAATGTTACTTTAAAAAATGTACATTAGAGAGTAAATGTTCATCAACATGAGTTTGTGAAGTCTATAGTTGGAATTCTAGACAGATAACAAAATGACTAGCAACAAGACTATTTTAGTGTGTGTTTGAATGAGAACATGCGCTTTACAAGCTTCATGCACCCAACAGCTACAGAGTGGATTCAGTAGTATGCTAGTAGCCTACAGAGAACTAATGCTGTCAGAAAATGAAGAAGAGTCCAAGTTGAGTTGTCCTCAGGTGCCACTAGCATCTGAGGTGTTTCTTGCTTGACATGTCGTTCCAGATCCGGTGCATTTCTTCCGGTGAAATCTGATGGACAGTGATAACACGACGGTACCTGCACAGGCTGTAGGCCATTTTCCAGTGATTGAAGCCACTGTTCTGATAGGGATGGATGCCCAGCTTCCTCAGACACAGTCCCACGTACACATCCTCCAGGTGGAGCAGTCTGGTGTGCAGAGAGGTCTTATAGATCAGCTCAGCCACGTCCACTGAGAACACGTACCCCGTGCCCGAGCAGAACGGGGGGTACTTAGCCTCGGGGTACAGGTCTCTGGGCATGTACCACTTACTGCGCATGTCTCTGATGGGACCGCCGTTGATGACGTAGCCCGTGAAGTACCTCCTCTTGGGCTTGGTGGTGGGCTTCAGAAGCTTGTAGACCAGATTGTCCATGTTGACGAAGATGTCACTGTCTGTCTTCATGACGTACTGGGCCTGGGAGCAGAAGGTGGCCACCCAGCGCATGCCCATCAGGGTCTTGAGGGTGAGGTTGTGGTACGAGTCTATGAAGTCCTCCACCACAATGTCGTGGAAGATCTGGCTCTCCTGTTCTACCATCTGGTTGAGGACGGCGTCCGTGTTGCGGCCCAGCAGGAAGAGGGTGATGATGCGGATGTCGCTGTAGGTGCTCTCATCGCCCCAGGTCTCCCGGATGGCCTGACGAGCATCAAAGTCTTTGTGTGTGGTGCTGATCAGGATGACCAGGAAGGGCGTGTTGGTCTCACATTTCTTAGGCTCGTTGATGACAA
This genomic window contains:
- the LOC139546890 gene encoding beta-1,3-galactosyltransferase 1-like; protein product: MPSKVSCLYVLTVVCWASALWYLGISRPTSSYVSGQMSLPIRKTVKTVKNTTFSNIRTRTLNPHAFDFVINEPKKCETNTPFLVILISTTHKDFDARQAIRETWGDESTYSDIRIITLFLLGRNTDAVLNQMVEQESQIFHDIVVEDFIDSYHNLTLKTLMGMRWVATFCSQAQYVMKTDSDIFVNMDNLVYKLLKPTTKPKRRYFTGYVINGGPIRDMRSKWYMPRDLYPEAKYPPFCSGTGYVFSVDVAELIYKTSLHTRLLHLEDVYVGLCLRKLGIHPYQNSGFNHWKMAYSLCRYRRVITVHQISPEEMHRIWNDMSSKKHLRC